GCCGGCGGCCTGCTGGGCGAGCTCGGCTTCGGGGCCCAGACCAGCGGCTTCGCCCGCGGCCTGGTCGCCGCCGCCGTCTTCGCCGTGCTGCACGCCGGGATCGCGCTGCTGGTCGCCTCGCTCACACCGCGCCGCGGCTTCGGCGTGGCCGCGGTCATCGCCACGCTGACCGTGCCCTACTTCGCGGTGACCGCCGTCCAGGTCGTCGCCAACGAGCAGGGCAACCCGGACGCGGTGGGCTGGCTCGGCCTCTTCTCGCCGGGCACGCTGATGGAGGGCCTTCAGGCCAAGTTCCTCGGCGGGGACAGTGAGTTCCCCGACCATCTCATGCCGTCCGACGCGGTCGGCGCCTGCTATCCGCTGGTCATCGCCGCGCTGGTCGTCCTCTGCTTCTTCCTGCTGACACGTCGCTACCGGAGGGCGGGCCTGTGACCACCATCAACATCGCCGCCGCATCCCGCTGGTTCGGGAACGTCGTCGCCGTCAACGACGTGACGATGGACATCGCCCCCGGCGTCACCGGCCTCCTCGGCCCCAACGGCGCGGGCAAGTCGACCCTCATCCACATGATGAGCGGCTTCCTCGCCCCTTCCTCCGGCGCCGTCACGCTGGACGGCCGGCCGATCTGGCGCAATGAGGCGGTCTACCGCGAGATCGGTCTCGTCCCCGAGCGCGAGGGCATGTACGACTACCTCACGGGCGCCGAGTTCGTGCTCGCCAACGCCGAGCTGCACGGCCTGAAGGACCCGAAGGCCGCCGCCGGGGCCGCGCTGGAGACGGTCGAGATGACCGCCGCCGCCGACCGCCGCATCTCCACCTACAGCAAGGGCATGCGGCAGCGCGTGAAGATGGCCTCGGCCCTCGTCCACGAGCCGTCCGTGCTGTTGCTGGACGAGCCGTTCAACGGGATGGACCCGCGCCAGCGGATGCATTTGATGGAGCTGCTGCGCACGATGGGCGACGAGGGCCGTACGGTGCTGTTCTCCTCGCACATCCTGGAGGAGGTCGAGCAACTCGCCACCCACATCGAGGTGATCGTCGCCGGCCGGCACGCCGCGTCCGGGGACTACCGCAAGATCCGGCGCCTGATGACCGACCGGCCGCACCGCTATCTCGTCCGCTCCAGCGACGACCGGGCGCTGGCCGCCGCGCTCATCGCCGATCCGTCCACGACCGGCGTCGAGTTCGACGCGGGGGAGCGCGCGCTGCGCGTGCAGGCCGTGGACTTCGGCCGGTTCGCCACCCAACTTCCCCGGCTGGCACGGGAGTCCGGCATCCGGCTGCTGACGGTCTCCCCCTCCGACGAGTCCTTGGAGAGCGTCTTCTCCTACCTGGTCAGCGCGTAAGGAGAATTGCGTGATCTACAACCCCACGGTCGCCCGGCTCACCTACCGGGCGCTGCTCGGCCGCCGCCGGGCGCTCGTCCTGCTCGCGCTGCCCACCCTGCTGCTGGTGATCGCCGTTGTGGTGCGGGCGCTCGGCGGCGCCGACGACCGGGCCGCCACCGAGATCCTGGGCGGCTTCGCGCTCGCCTCGATGGTGCCGCTGATCGGTGTCATCGCCGGAACGGGCGCGATCGCCCCGGAGATCGACGACGGCTCGATCGTCTACCTGCTGTCGAAGCCGATCAGCCGCCGCACGATCATCACCACCAAGCTGCTGGTGGCGATCAGCGTCACCATCGCGTTCACCACCACGCCGATCCTGCTGGCCGGGATGATCCTCAACGACAACAGCCAGCAGATCGGCAGCGCGTACACCGTGGCGGCGGGCGTCGCGTCGGTCGCCTACAGCGCGGTCTTCCTGCTGCTGGGCACGGTGTCGCGGAACGCGGTGGTCTTCGGCCTGATCTACGCCCTGGTCTGGGAGGCGCTGTTCGGCAACCTGGTCCCCGGCGCCCGCACGCTGAGCATCCAG
Above is a window of Streptomyces sp. NBC_01803 DNA encoding:
- a CDS encoding ABC transporter ATP-binding protein, giving the protein MTTINIAAASRWFGNVVAVNDVTMDIAPGVTGLLGPNGAGKSTLIHMMSGFLAPSSGAVTLDGRPIWRNEAVYREIGLVPEREGMYDYLTGAEFVLANAELHGLKDPKAAAGAALETVEMTAAADRRISTYSKGMRQRVKMASALVHEPSVLLLDEPFNGMDPRQRMHLMELLRTMGDEGRTVLFSSHILEEVEQLATHIEVIVAGRHAASGDYRKIRRLMTDRPHRYLVRSSDDRALAAALIADPSTTGVEFDAGERALRVQAVDFGRFATQLPRLARESGIRLLTVSPSDESLESVFSYLVSA
- a CDS encoding ABC transporter permease, which codes for MYNPTVARLTYRALLGRRRALVLLALPTLLLVIAVVVRALGGADDRAATEILGGFALASMVPLIGVIAGTGAIAPEIDDGSIVYLLSKPISRRTIITTKLLVAISVTIAFTTTPILLAGMILNDNSQQIGSAYTVAAGVASVAYSAVFLLLGTVSRNAVVFGLIYALVWEALFGNLVPGARTLSIQQWSLALAERVAADGADITSDVALPTALILLVVATALGTWYAGERLRVLKVAGDE